GCCCTCCGACCGCCCACCCGGAAACCCTCGGGGCCTTCGCCCCTTGAGCGCCCGGGCGAGGAGGCCGGGTAGCCGGCCTCCCAGCGGCTTTCGTCCCCGGTCACGGTTGCGGGCCAGCGCCGGATTCTCACCGGCTTCCCGTTTACCCCCGAGCCTTCCAGGCCCGAGGCACCCGGGACTCGACACCAAACTATCTTATTCAGTCCGCAATTGTCAACCTAAAATGTTCGTTTTAGTGCTTGAACACCCTCTGACCGGTAAAGACCATGGCCACCGGAGGATCGGCCTCATTACAGGCCTCGATGGACTCCCAGTCCCTTAGCGAACCCCCGGGCTGAATGATGGCCGAGATGCCCTCTCTTATGGCCACATCCACCGCGTCCCGAAAGGGGAAAAAGGCGTCGGAGACCATCACCGAGCCGGGAAGCCCCGCCCGAGCGGCCCTGGTCTCCTCGTCGATTTCTATCTTCTGGCTCTCCGGACGCTCTCCTCTGCGGATCTCCAATTCCAGTTGCTTGTAGGAAATTCCGTAGCGATCGTAACACAATAGATCGGCGTACTTGGTATAGGCCTTGAAAATAGCGATCTCGGTAACCCCCACCCGATCCTGTTCCCCGGTTCCGATGGCCACAGTGCACCGGTCCTTCACGAAGAGCACGGAGTTGGAGGTTACCCCCATTTCCACCGCCCAGCCGAAGATCATGTCCTCGATCTCGCGTTTGGTGGGTTCGCGTTTGCAGCGCACCTCAGTCCCGTCGGGCTTCGTGGCCAATGCGGGCCTGAGGTCCTCCGGTCCTCTGACCCTGTTGATCTGGGATTGCTGGATGATGATGCCCCCGTCCATGAGACTCTTGAACTCCACCACCGGAAGTCCCCAGTACTCCTCGAGACGATCCATGCGCTTTATCCGGATGATGCGCAGGTTGGGCCGTTTTTTCAGGATCTCCACCGCACCCTCTTCGTACTCCGGAGCGGCCACCACCTCGAAGTATTGCTCGCTTATGGCCTCGGCGCAGGCCTTGTCCACCGGACGGTTAAGGGCTATGGCCCCGCCGAAGGCCGCGATTCGATCCGCCCGAAAGGCCCGCACAAAGGCCTCAGCAATGCTATCCCCGTAAGCCACCCCGCAGGGATTATTGTGCTTCACGATCACGCAACAGGGATGACGGCTCAAATAACGCAACACATTGAGGGCATTGTCCACATCGGTAAGGTTGGTCTTGCTGGGGTGTTTCCCGAACTGCAGCATGTCCTCCTCGCGGAGGCTCGAGACCAGCCCCCGTCCCGGAGAGATGAACTCGCACTCCCCCAGCACCAGGTTTCCGTTTACCAGCTCGTAGAGAGCGGCCTCCTGGTCGGGGTTTTCTCCGTAGCGCAGACCCCGTTCCTCCACCACTCCCGGTTCCACCTCGATCTTCCAGGTCCTCTTCCGATAGACCAGCGTCTGATCGCCAAAGGTGATCCGGATCTCCGGAGGAAAATGATCTCCCCTGATGGTGCGATACATCTTCTTGAGATCTTCAGACACGACCGCACCCCCTCTCTGGTTTTTTGTCAAGGATAGCTCAGAAGGAGGGACTCCGTCAAATATTCCTAACGACGGCTGCGGGGACGAAATTTTCCCCGTCTGACCCGCGGAGCCCTCGCCGGGGGACGACCGGAGCCACCCAGTTCCTCCCGCACCTCCGCCGGGGAGATCAGCCATTCCTCCTCAGGCTCGGGGAAGATTACCCTCATGCGCTTTCCGATGAGTTCCTCAATGCCTTCCAGGAAAAAGGCCCCGGTTTCGTCGCAGAGCGAGACGATCTCCCCGGGGGCCTTACGCACGCGGGCCGCTCTCTGGAGAAAGTCGCTGGGGATCTCCGGAAGGTCGTAGTTTATGACCAGGTCGAGCTCCGGATCCTGTATGAAACGACACCCGGCATCGGTGGCCACCATGATGCGGGCCTCTCCACGGGCAAAGAGTTTCAGGAAGTTTAGCCGCAGTGGAAGCGGAAGTTCAGGCTTGAGAAAGACGGCCTTGAGGCCCAGAGCCTTGAGATCGTCGGTGAGCTTCTGCGCCTCGCTTTTTTCATTGACAAAAATAAGGGCCCGAGGCCAGCCCCTTCGCCTTAGCAATCCCAGAAGAAGAGAAAACTTCTCCTCCTTCGAGATATGAATCACCGAAAGATCCACCGAGGAAAAGTCCAGCCGCCCTTCCTCCACATAGATTTCCTCCGGTTCCCGGGTAATCTCCGCAGCCACCTCCAGGGCCGGATAGGTCAGATCCTCCATGAGAACCAGAGTCTGGCGCCTTTCCGGGGGAGGCAATTTTTGAAGAAGCTGCCTGGTGAAAGTAAGGCTTCGGGCCACCATCTTCTCAAGCTCGTCCACAATGAGGAGTTTTAATCCGTGAAGCTTGAGGAGGTGCCACTTCAGGGCCCGGTTGAGTCCGTCAGGGGTGATGATGAGAAGGTCTCCTATGTTTTCCAGAGCGCGGAGGTCCTCATCGGTTAGACGGTCCTCCGAGGAAAGTGCGGTAATCTCAATCTCTAGTCCCTCGCTAAGTCGCCGGGCCCATTCCCTCAGGAAGACAACCCTGGCTGCCTCCGGGGCAAGGATAAGAGCCCGGGGAAAGAATTCCCGATCCCCGTTTCCCCCGGAAAGACGATTGAGTGCAGCCACCACCACGAAGAGCCCCTTACCGCTTCCCCGACGGGCCTTGAGAATGAGATCCCGCCCCTTCAGCACCTCGGTGAGGGCCAGGTCCTGGAGGATGGTAGTGCGTTGAAGCCCGGTTTTTCCCAGATTCTCTTTGAGGCGCCTGGACAGGGGAAACCGATGCCACGGGCGTCCATGTAGACCTACGGTAAGCCCTACTGCACCGCCTGCACTGCCCTCCATGAAGAACCCCTCTTCCCCAAGTTAGCGAAAAGGAAGCGCCTCAAATCCGCTCCACCCGTTCTTTCATGCGGAGAAGGTAGGTAAATCCTAAAGGTTTGTCAAGTTACCAACTACCATGAAAAGGTTCAAAGATCTGACTAAAAAATTCTTCGCTTGGCTACTCCTCCTCCAGTTCGATTTCGGCAAAGGAATGCCCGCAATCGTAGCACTTTACATCCAGGATCTTTCCAAGCAGGGCCACATACACCTCGGAGGCCCCGCATTCAGGGCAGGGAGTCTCTATCTCTCCGCCTTCCACGATGTTTTTTATCTCCTCGCGCAGTTCCTCCGGCACCTCGGGATCAAACACGATCTTCACCGCCGACCTCCTCCTGGGACTTCTCCTGGCAAAATACCAACCCCTTCGATCCTTGTAAAGGAGAATTATCAAACAAAATGAAAAATTCCCGGTTTCCCGCCGGCCCCGGCACCGGGCTTTCGGCCACGCCCAGGGCCTTGAGCCCCAGTTCGTCCTCCCCGAAACGCCAGATTTCCTCGACGACCCGACGGTGTTTGGCGTGATCCCTGACCACGCCTCCGCGCCCAACCTCCCGCGGACCCACCTCGAACTGAGGTTTTACGAGGGCCAGGATGAACCCCCCGGGTTTCAGAATCCGTACCGCGGCGGGAAGAACCTTTCTCAGGGAAATGAAGGAGACATCGATGGTGACGAGGTCCATCCTCTCCGGGAGGTCCCCCGGGGAGAGGTAGCGGGCGTTAACCCCCTCGAGGGAGATCACCCGCGGATCCCGGCGCAATCTCTCGTGAAGCTGACCCCGCCCCACATCCACGGCGTACACCCTGGCCGCCCCGTGCCGCAGCAGACAGTCCGTAAATCCCCCGGTGGAGGCCCCCAGGTCCGCACAGACGAAACCCTTCACCGAAAGACCGAAGACCCGCAGGGCCCCCTCAAGCTTGAGCCCCCCGCGGGAGACATAAGGCAACCCCCGGCCCCGAATCTCGATCCCGGCCTCGACCGGCACCCTGGTACCGGCCTTGTCCACCCGCCGTCCGTCCACCCAGACGGCCCCGGACATGATGAGGGCCCGGGCCTTCTCCCGGCTCTCGCAAAACCCCCTCTGCACCAGCAATCGATCCAGCCTTTCCTTCTTCATCGTTGACTTTTGGGAACCAGCCCCTATTCTATTCGTAATCTCCGGAACGGAAAACGCAAATGCGCGTGGGACTTCTGGGCGGGACCTTTGATCCGATTCACCTGGGCCACCTGCGGGTGGCCGAGGAGGTGCGGGAGAAGCTCGACCTTTCCGAGGTCTGGTTCATCCCGGCCGGAGTCCCCCCTCACAAGCGATCGGAACCGCATCTTCCCTTCGAGGAACGCCTGAGGCTGGTTAGGCTTGCCGTGGAGGAACATCCGGCCTTCCGGGTCCTGGATCTAGAGGGACGGCGTTCCGGCCCCTCCTACACCGTGGACACCCTGGAAGAGTTGCGCCGCAGGCATCCCGACCACGACTACTTCTTCATCCTGGGACTCGACGCCTTTGTCGAGATCGAGACCTGGCACGAATTCCGGCGACTGCCGGAGCTGGCCACCTTGGTGGTGGTGAACCGGGGAGACCTCGACCTCGAATCAGCCCGGAACCTCAGTAAAAGACTCTTCCCGGGCCGGGAGGTCCTTTTTCTCCAGGTGCGGCGCCTGGACATATCCTCCACGGAGATCCGGCGTCTGCGGCGGTCCGGAAGGTCCATCCGGTATCTGGTTCCCGAGGCCGTACGACGACGGATCGAGGAACGCGGCCACTATCTTTAAGTAAGACCCGGTTTCAGGGTAAAGTTTAAGATCATGCGGACCAGACTCACCCCCATGTTCCGGCAGTACTTCGAGGTCAAGAACCGTTATCCGGATTGCATCCTCTTTTTCCGGCTGGGGGACTTTTACGAGATGTTCTTCGAGGACGCCGAGGAGGCCTCGCGGATCCTGGACATTGCGCTGACCTCCAGGGAGGCCGGAGGGGGGCAACGGGCGCCCATGTGCGGAGTCCCGGTGGCCAACGCCGCCCCTTACATCCGCAGGTTGATCGAAGCCGGAAAGAAGGTGGCCATCTGCGAGCAGGTGGAGGATCCCCGGGAGGCCCGGGGTCTGGTGCGCCGGGAGGTGGTGCGGGTAATCACCCCGGGCCTTTTCGTGGACCCGGAGGGGCTCTCCGACAAGGAAAGTCACTATCTATGCGCCCTGCGTCCGGGTAAACGCTGGGGGCTGGCCGTGCTGGAACTGTCCGCCGGCCAGTTCCGGGCCGCGATCTTCGAGGACCGCCGCGAACTCGTAAACGAGGTGTTCCGGCTCGAGCCCCGGGAACTGCTCCTTCCCGAAAACGCCCCCGAGGACCTGCGCCGGGAGCTTAGGGAGGGGCTCCCGGGCCTGGCCTTCACCCCGCTTCCGGCCGCGGCCTTTTCCGAGGCCAGGGCCCGGGAGCTTCTCTCCGAGCACTTCGGCGTGGAGGATCCGGCCGGCCTCGGCTTTGCGGAAATACCCGAAGCCCTTTCCGCCGTGGGGGCGGTTCTGGAATACCTCCTCGAAAACGAACGGGAGGCCCTGGGACGGATCTCTCCCCCCCGTCCCTACTTCCCCGGGGATTACCTCGTGCTGGACGAGGCCACCAAGAGGAACCTCGAACTCACGCGCAACCAGTTCGACGGTTCGGTGCGTCATTCTTTACTCTGGGTGCTCGACCGCACCCGCACCGCCATGGGAGGCCGCACCCTGCGCCACTGGCTCCTCTATCCCCTGAAGGATATTGCCGCCATCCGATCCCGTCAGGAGGCGATAACGACTCTTCTTGAGGACGCGACCCTGCGGGAGGGCCTGGCCGGCGCCCTTTCCCGCATCCCGGACCTAGAGAGGCTGGCCACCCGCTGCGCCCTGCGTCTGGCCGGCCCCCGGGATCTCGTCGCCCTCAGGGAGGCGCTGGCCGCTCTTCCCGAGGTCCGGGACCTCCTTGCCGGAAAAGAAGGGCTCATTTCCGAAATACGGGAACGGCTCTCCGACTTTTCTCACCTGGAGGAACGCCTCCGGAGGACCCTTCTCGACGAGGTACCGGCCACGGCCCGGGAGGGAGGGCTGGTGCGCCCCGGGGTGCATCCCGAGCTCGACGAACTGCGGGATCTCAAGGAGAACGCCCTGAGGTATCTCGCCGAAATCGAGGAACGGGAGCGCCGGCGCACCGGCATCCCCAACCTCAAGGTGGGCTACAACCGCGTCTTCGGTTACTACCTCGAGGTCACCAAGAGCCACCTTTCCCGCGTACCCAAGGACTACATTCGCAAGCAGACGCTCACCAACGCCGAGCGTTTCATCACCCCGGAGCTGAAGGAATTCGAGGCCAGAGTGCTTTCCGCGGACGAGAGGATCCGGGAGCTCGAGTACGAGATCTTTCTCGGGTTGAGGGAGGCCGTAAGCGGTGAGGCCGAGAGACTCCGGCAGGCGGCCCGGGCCCTGGGTGAGCTGGACGCCCTGGTTTCGCTGGCCGAGGTGGCCGAGGAGAACCGCTATGTCCGTCCCGAGGTGGTTCCCGAGCCCGGTATCGAGATCGTGGAGGGGCGACATCCGGTGCTGGAAAGGGTGCTTCCGGCGGGAAGTTTCGTGCCCAACACGGTGAGGCTCGATCCGGAGGAGGCCCGGCTCGTCCTCATCACCGGTCCCAACATGGCGGGAAAGTCCACCGTCCTGCGCCAGACCGCCCTCATCGTGCTTATGGCGCACACGGGGGCCTTCGTTCCCGCGGAATCCGCTCGCATCGGCCTCTGCGACCGCATATTCAGCCGGATCGGGGCCTCGGACGAGCTATCCCGGGGACGCTCCACCTTCATGGTGGAGATGGCCGAGTGCGCCAACATCCTCCACAACGCCACGGAGAGGAGCCTGGTCATCCTCGACGAGATCGGACGCGGCACCAGCACCTACGACGGGCTGGCCATCGCCTGGGCGGTGGCGGAATACCTCCACGAAAAGGGGGCCCTCACCCTCTTTGCCACCCACTATCACGAACTCACCGAACTGGCCCGGGAGCTCCCGGCAGCCAGGAACTACAATGTGGCGGTTAAGACCTGGGAGGACCGGATTATCTTTCTTTACCGGCTACAACCCGGACCGGCCAGCGAATCCTACGGAGTGCAGGTAGCGGCCCTGGCGGGGCTTCCCCGGGAGGTGGTGGAAAGGGCCCGGGAAATCCTTTCGGCCCTGGAAAGAAAGGCCGCGGCGGAACCTCCCCCTCGCCCCCCCGCCGGAAGGGATCATCCGCGCCAGCTTTCCCTTTTCGATCCCTATCTCCCCCTCAGGGAAAAACTCCTGGCGGTGGACCCCGAGGAACTCACCCCCAGGCAGGCCCTGAACCTGATTTTCGAACTGCGGGATCTTTTAGTAAAATCGGGGCTATGAGAGTCCTCCTTTCGGCCCTCCGGGCCTTTCTCTTCCTGTGGTTTATGGTCCTCTCCCTTTCCGCTCAGGCCCTGACCCCTTCGGAAAAGGCCTTTCTTTCGGCCAGGAAGGCCCTGGAGGAGTTCAGTCGCTCACCGAAGAAACAGCACTATCGCCGCTACTGGATCCGCGTGATCAATCGTTTCCGGCGGGTGTACCTGCGCTATCCCGAAAGCCCCGAGGCCCCAAAGGCCCTGATCTGGGCCGCCCGCCTCTATCGCAACCTTTACGGCTACTCCCACCTTCGCCGGGACCTCGAGGAGGCCCTGCGCCGTTACCGGATGATCTGGGAGCACTATCCCCGGAGCAATCTCGCCGACGACGCGCTCTTCGAGGCCGCCGAGATCTACGAGAAACTTCTCGGGGATCGGGTCACCGCCGAATACCTGCGGCGTCTCATCCTGAAGCGCTACCCCTCCGGCGACATGGCCGCTCGAATCGCTCCCCCGAAAAGGTCCCCTCCCGGAAAGACCCCCTCGAAAAACACCGCTCCCCCGGACAAGGCCTCCCCCCCGAAGGAAACCGCCACGGTGAAAAGGATCCGGCACTGGTCCGGCGAGGACTACAGCCGGGTGGTGGTGGACCTTTCCTCCCGGGTAACCTTTAAGGACCACGCCCTGAAGGCCTTCGCCGGAAGACCTCCCCGGGTCTATGTGGACCTCTCTCCGGCCCGGCTCTCTCCCTACCTCAAACCGGAAATCCCCATCGAGGACGGACTCCTCACCCGGGTCCGGGTGGGACAGTATCGCCCCGGCACCGTACGGGTGGTGCTGGACCTGAAGAGCCTCACCTCCTATCGGGTCTTTTACCTGGGAGATCCCCCCCGGGTGGTCATAGATCTCCTGGGGGAAAGCCCTCCACGCAGTGCCCCGAAAAAAGAAACCGAACGGGAGATCCCCCTTAAACCTCCGTCCCCGAACCATTATTCCCTGGCTCAACAGCTCGGACTCAAAATAAGACGCATCGTGATCGATCCCGGTCACGGGGGACACGACCCGGGGGCCCTCGGCCTTTACGGACTAAAGGAAAAGGACATTACCCTCAGGGTCTCGCGGTACCTGGCCGAGGAGTTACGGCGCTGTCTGGGCTGCCAGGTCATCCTGACCCGGGATCGCGATGTCTTCATTCCTCTTCTCAAACGCGCGGCCATCGCCAATCTCAAGAAGGCGGATCTTTTCGTCTCCATCCATGTAAACGCCGCCCCCAACCGGCGCTCCCGTGGCATCGAAACCTATTACCTCAGCTTCACCACCGACCCCGAGGCCATGCGGGTGGCGGCCATGGAAAACGCCATCTCTCGCCTCTCCCTGTCGGAGCTTCAGGATCTGCTGAAAAGGATCCTCCGGAACGCCAAAGTCGAGGAGTCCCGGCGCCTGGCCGAGGAGATCCAGAGACATCTGGTGAAGCGTCTTTCCCGGAGATACCGGGGGGTGCGCGATCTCGGAGTCAAGAAGGCCCCCTTCGTGGTCCTGGTGGGAACGCGCATGCCCGCGGTGCTGGTGGAGATCTCCTTCATCACCAATCCCACCGAGGCCCGACGATTGCGCTCGGAAAAATACCTCCGGGAAATCGCCCGGGGCATCGCCGAAGGAATAAAGGCCTATGTGAACGAGATCCAGGTGGCCCGGCCATGAGGGTAAGGGTAGGGCTCGAGGTGCTTCTCAGCGATCCACCCCGCTGGCTTCGCGGGCGCCGGGTGGGGCTACTCTCCCACCAGGCCGCCACCACCGCGGATCTCCGCCCCGCCCACCTCGTGCTCCGGGAAGCCCTGGGGAAAAACCTGGTGCGTCTCTTCGCCCCCCAGCACGGGTTCTACGGAACCGCCCAGGCCAACATGATCCCCGGCGAGGACCACCGGGACCCCCTGACCGGAGTCCCGGTGGTGAGCCTCTACGGGCCGCGCCTCAAGCCCTCCCCGGAACACCTCGCGGACCTGGACCTCCTCCTGGTGGATCTCGTGGATGTGGGGTGCCGGGTTTATACCTACCTCTGGACCCTCTTCCTCACCCTTGAGGCCGCGGAGAAGGCCGGAGTGGAGGTGGTCGTCCTGGATCGTCCCAATCCCCTGGGAGGGTGGCTCGAGGGGCCCGTGCTCTCTCCGGACCTCTTTTCCTTCGTGGGCCTCTGCGAGATGCCCCTGCGCCACGGACTCACCCCGGCAGAAGCGGCCCTCCTCTTCAGGAAACGCCGGGGGCTCTCCCTTACCCTGAGGGTGGTAAGGGCCGAGGGCTGGAGACGAGATCAGCTCTTCGGGGAGACCGGCCTGCCGTGGGTGCCCCCCTCGCCGAACATGCCCTCCTTCGAAACGGCCCTGGTCTATCCGGGGCAGGTCCTCCTCGAGGGCACCAACCTTTCCGAGGGTCGGGGCACCACCCGCCCCTTCGAACTCTTCGGAGCCCCCTGGCTGCGACCCGAGCGGGTGCTTTCCGCCCTGGAAGAGAAACCACCCGGGGTTGTCCTGCGACCCACGGCCTTCCGCCCCGCCTTCGACAAGTGGAAGGACCGGACCTGCTTCGGTTTCCAGCTCCATGTGCTCGACCCCCGCATCTTCCGCCCCGTTCGCACCACCCTTCTCCTCCTCCGAGCCATAGCCCGCACCCACGAAGAATTCGCTTTTCGTCCTTCTCCGTACGAATTCGAAGAAAAGAAGTTGCCTATTGAGATAATCTTCGGTCATAGAGATATAGTGTATTTTATCGTCGGTAAAAGGGAATGGGGGGATCTTGATTTTTGGGAGAAAGGGGGCTTAACTTATTACGCAAACGAAACGGCCTCCCTGGCGCTTTACGAGGGAGGCTTTTTTTTGTAAATCATGGGCTCAAATCATTCTAACGGAAGGCGTCCCCGCTTTCGCTCCAACAGAGAGCGGCTTAAGGCCCTTCTTTCCCTTTTCAGCAGGGAGGATCGGGTCCTCATTCTTATATGGGCCGATCCGGACGCTCTGGCCAGTGCCCTGGCCCTCAGGCGCCTCCTGGCCCAGCGGGTCTCCCAGGTGGTAATCGCGCACATAAACGAGATTCGCCGCATCAACAACCAGCTCATGATAAAGCTCCTGCGGATACCGCTGGTGAAAAAGAGCCAGGTCTCCCTCGACGACTTCACCAAGAAGGTTCTGGTGGACGCCCAGCCCACGCACAACGCCACCTTCAAGGAAATTCGTTTCGATGTGGTGATCGATCACCATCCCGAGACCGACGGCTGGGAGGCCGACTTCGTGGACATCCGTCCCGAATACGGAGCCACCTCCACCATCCTTTCGGAGTACCTGCGCAGCGCCGGAATCAGGCCCTCGGTGGCGCTGGCCACGGCCCTGGTCTACGGCATAAAGACCGACACCGACAACTTTGAGAAGCACTGCAGCCTGCAGGATGTAATCTGTTTTCACCACCTCTTCAAACACATGAACCGGCACCTTCTCCACAAGATCGAGTCCGCGGACATCCGCCGTTCGGAGCTCAAGTACATGAAGCTGGCCCTGGAGAACATGAAGTTCCGCAAGCAGCGGCTCTTCACCCATGTGGGGCGGGTGCCCAATCCCGACATCCTGGTGGTAATCGCGGACTTCCTGAACCATGTCCAGGAGGCGGGATGGGTCTTCGTATCCGGAGAATACCGTCAGAAACTGGTCATCATCATCCGGTGCGACGGGTACCGGAAGGACGCCGGAAGGCTGGCCTCCCGGGCCTTCGGACACCTGGGTTTTGCCGGGGGGCACCGGGAAAAGGCCCGGGCCGAAATCCCCCTCAGCAACCTGAACGGAAACCGCAATCAACCCATCGACACTCTTTTCATCATTCGTCTCCTCAAAAAATACTTCCGGGATCTCCGGGAGGCACGGAGGGTAAGGCATGCCTCTTTATGAGTATCTGTGCCTTGAATGCCGGAGGATCTCGGAACACCTGGTCTTCCGGGAGGAGGACTTTGAACCCTACTGCCGGCGGTGCGGCTCCCGTCGGGTGAAGAAGCTGGTCTCCCGGGTGCGGGTGCGGCTCTCGCTGGACACCCGACTGGAACGAATGACGGATCCGGCCCTCTGGGAGGGGCTGGACGAAGAGGACCCCCGTAGCGTGAAGCGCCTCATGGACAGGATGGGGGCGGAATTCGGGGACGAACTGGGGGACGAGTTCGAAGAGGTCATGAGCGAGGCCGAGGAGGAGATGGAGAAGGAGCTTTCCGGAGAGAAAAAGGACGAGGATGGAGACGGCGGAGGAGACGAAGAGGATTGAGGCGGAGGTGGAAATCCGGGGGGCACTGGGTCTTCACGCGCGTCCGGCGGCGCGACTGGCCCGGGCTCTCGCTCCTCTCCGGGCCCGGGTGTGGCTGGCCCAGGGGGAGACCCTGGTGGACGCCCGGAGCATTCTGGATGTCCTGACGCTGGCGGCCCGGACCGGAACCAGACTTAAAGTGGTGGCCGAGGGAGAGGAAGCGGAAGCCGCCCTGGAAACGGTAAAACGGATTCTCGAGGCTGAATCATGAAGACGCTTCGCGGAGTGGGAGTTTCGGCCGGGGTAGCGGTAGGGCCGGCCCATGTAATCTTTCCCGGGCACATCAAGGTCACCCGCACCCGCATCCCCCCCGGCGAAATCGAGGCCGAGGTGGAGCGACTCTCCCGGGCCATCCGGGAGGTGTCCGGAGAGATCCGCGCCCTTCAGGAAAAATTGCCGGAAAACCTGGGGGAAGTCCGGGCCATTCTCGAGGCCCAGCGCTTTCTGGTGGAGGATCCCTCCCTTTTTTCCGAGGCCTCCG
The window above is part of the Thermosulfurimonas sp. F29 genome. Proteins encoded here:
- a CDS encoding bifunctional oligoribonuclease/PAP phosphatase NrnA, which produces MGSNHSNGRRPRFRSNRERLKALLSLFSREDRVLILIWADPDALASALALRRLLAQRVSQVVIAHINEIRRINNQLMIKLLRIPLVKKSQVSLDDFTKKVLVDAQPTHNATFKEIRFDVVIDHHPETDGWEADFVDIRPEYGATSTILSEYLRSAGIRPSVALATALVYGIKTDTDNFEKHCSLQDVICFHHLFKHMNRHLLHKIESADIRRSELKYMKLALENMKFRKQRLFTHVGRVPNPDILVVIADFLNHVQEAGWVFVSGEYRQKLVIIIRCDGYRKDAGRLASRAFGHLGFAGGHREKARAEIPLSNLNGNRNQPIDTLFIIRLLKKYFRDLREARRVRHASL
- a CDS encoding HPr family phosphocarrier protein translates to METAEETKRIEAEVEIRGALGLHARPAARLARALAPLRARVWLAQGETLVDARSILDVLTLAARTGTRLKVVAEGEEAEAALETVKRILEAES
- a CDS encoding zinc ribbon domain-containing protein, which encodes MPLYEYLCLECRRISEHLVFREEDFEPYCRRCGSRRVKKLVSRVRVRLSLDTRLERMTDPALWEGLDEEDPRSVKRLMDRMGAEFGDELGDEFEEVMSEAEEEMEKELSGEKKDEDGDGGGDEED